A window from Gossypium raimondii isolate GPD5lz chromosome 7, ASM2569854v1, whole genome shotgun sequence encodes these proteins:
- the LOC105800420 gene encoding uncharacterized protein LOC105800420, which produces MLGAARGITSSSSSRIFSRNILSKPPSFFTISRALAPSIPRFSVRSMADSAFKKVQIQRDDTAFDAYVVGKEDAPGIVVLQEWWGVDFEIKNHALKISQLGPGFKALIPDLYRGKVGLDVAEAQHLMDGLDWQGAVKDICASVDWLKANGSKKVGVTGFCMGGALSIASSVLVPQVDAVAAFYGVPSPELADPAQAKAPVQAHFGELDNFVGFSDVTAAKALEEKLKESKTPYEVHIYPGNAHAFMNRSPDGIKRRKGMGMADEDEAAVRLAWSRFESWMARFLS; this is translated from the exons ATGTTAGGAGCAGCAAGAGGTATaacatcttcttcatcttccaGAATCTTCTCTAGGAATATTCTTTCCAAGCCTCCTTCTTTCTTCACCATTTCACGCGCTCTTGCTCCCTCCATTCCCCGCTTTTCTGTACGATCAATGGCTGACTCTGCTTTCAAGAAAGTTCAGATTCAGAGAGATGACACT GCATTTGATGCATATGTGGTTGGCAAAGAAGATGCACCCGGAATTGTTGTTCTTCAGGAGTGGTGGGGTGTGGATTTTGAGATAAAAAACCATGCCTTGAAGATCTCTCAACTGGGCCCAGGATTCAAAGCTCTTATTCCAGA TTTGTATCGAGGAAAGGTTGGTCTTGATGTTGCAGAGGCACAACACCTAATGGATGGTCTTGACTGGCAAGGTGCTGTAAAGGATATCTGTGCTTCGGTTGATTGGCTTAAAGCTAATGGTTCAAAAAAG GTTGGAGTGACCGGATTTTGCATGGGGGGTGCTCTCTCTATTGCAAGTTCTGTCTTAGTTCCTCAAGTTGATGCTGTTGCTGCCTTTTATGGGGTTCCTTCACCTGAACTGGCAGACCCTGCCCAGGCCAAAGCACCTGTTCAAGCTCATTTTGGAGAACTTGATAACTTTGTTGGGTTTTCAGATGTGACG GCTGCGAAGGCTTTGGAGGAAAAACTGAAAGAATCAAAAACTCCATATGAGGTGCATATTTATCCAGGCAATGCACATGCCTTCATGAACAGGTCCCCCGATGGTATAAAGCGGAGGAAGGGCATGGGAATGGCTGATGAGGATGAAGCTGCAGTCCGCCTCGCATGGTCTCGTTTCGAGTCATGGATGGCTCGTTTCCTGTCATAA